The following proteins are co-located in the Halarcobacter sp. genome:
- a CDS encoding 2Fe-2S iron-sulfur cluster binding domain-containing protein, with amino-acid sequence MKHEILVKNKNQVQKCFDNKNLMDGLYVCEDLVPKACHNGACGLCRIKVHKGEFRTAKMNRKHISIKDEWDNIFLACRVYSLSDMEIEFLPKVMTSKSGKQAYFLGQKN; translated from the coding sequence TTGAAACACGAAATTCTTGTTAAAAATAAAAACCAAGTTCAAAAATGTTTTGATAACAAAAATTTGATGGATGGTTTGTACGTTTGTGAAGATTTGGTCCCAAAAGCTTGCCATAATGGTGCGTGTGGGTTGTGTAGAATCAAAGTACACAAAGGAGAATTTAGAACTGCAAAGATGAATAGAAAACATATATCTATAAAAGATGAATGGGATAATATTTTCTTAGCATGTCGGGTTTATTCTCTAAGTGATATGGAGATTGAATTTTTACCAAAAGTTATGACAAGTAAGTCAGGTAAACAAGCCTATTTTCTTGGGCAAAAAAACTAA
- a CDS encoding malate dehydrogenase has translation MKKKKVGIVGVGNVGSTLAFTLVMKNLCDCILLKDIRDNFTQAMALDISQAVSCINSKTIVKAISNDEDFCDCDIVVITAGIPRKPNMSRDDLLFTNAKIMTSIVKNVIKYNENAIIIIVSNPLDAMVYWALKASKWKRNKILGMAGVLDTSRLCHFIKEKVGPKNIKTLVLGGHGDEMIPLINSTTVDDKPLKDFLNDKEISEIVEKTKNGGIEIVKLLQTGSAYYAPANSTALMVEAILKDKKEIFPCAMKLDGEYGHKDVVIGVPVVLGKNGAETIIEKELNDIEKSEFSKSVSSVKTLIEKLEESSK, from the coding sequence TTGAAGAAAAAAAAAGTAGGTATAGTTGGTGTTGGAAATGTTGGTTCAACTTTAGCATTTACACTTGTTATGAAAAACTTGTGTGATTGTATTTTATTAAAAGATATTAGAGATAACTTTACGCAAGCTATGGCATTAGATATCTCTCAAGCAGTAAGTTGTATTAATTCAAAAACAATAGTAAAAGCTATTTCAAATGATGAAGATTTTTGTGATTGCGATATCGTTGTGATCACTGCAGGTATTCCTAGAAAACCTAACATGAGTAGAGATGATTTACTATTTACAAATGCAAAAATCATGACTTCTATTGTAAAAAATGTTATTAAATACAATGAAAATGCAATTATCATAATTGTATCTAACCCTCTTGATGCAATGGTTTACTGGGCATTAAAAGCTTCGAAATGGAAAAGAAATAAAATTCTTGGAATGGCTGGAGTCCTTGATACTTCAAGGCTGTGTCATTTTATAAAAGAAAAAGTAGGCCCTAAAAATATAAAAACATTGGTTTTAGGTGGTCATGGAGATGAAATGATTCCACTTATAAATTCAACTACTGTAGATGACAAACCACTAAAAGATTTTTTAAATGATAAAGAGATATCTGAGATTGTAGAAAAAACAAAGAATGGTGGTATAGAGATAGTTAAACTATTGCAGACAGGTTCTGCTTATTATGCTCCTGCCAATTCTACAGCATTAATGGTGGAGGCTATTTTGAAAGATAAAAAAGAAATTTTTCCATGTGCTATGAAGTTAGATGGAGAGTATGGTCATAAAGATGTTGTGATTGGTGTTCCTGTTGTTTTAGGTAAAAATGGTGCTGAAACAATTATTGAAAAAGAGTTAAATGATATTGAAAAAAGTGAGTTTTCTAAATCAGTTAGTTCAGTTAAAACATTAATTGAAAAGTTAGAAGAAAGTTCTAAGTAA
- a CDS encoding histidine kinase dimerization/phosphoacceptor domain -containing protein — protein MIDVRKKIFDLKRIASKFSLIYVVIGVVGLISLDSLVSAYSINKNLEVQSPFIYGVFFIVFTGIILYLMISHMQNVIKNIDKAYKELKKKEKDRLAPYEFALDHSVDAIHWFTLDGKYIYVNEATCKMDGYSKEEFEELYLEDIDPNFTRETAITCMKDIEKTPNWRLESIHKRKDGSTYPVEVSGHAFTYNGKKYICAFARDMTKRIESRKKITNMNEELQKSVKEKEILLKEIHHRVKNNMEIISSLLNMQANKSDDLKFKEAMKESRSKIHAMALVHEFLYLGENLAYINVNEYIERLIDDITELYEFSNTQIDYDLNIDKLEFSINRCIQVGMLLHELCVNAFKYAFSEEKRNLLCVHMKLVEDEIHMKIRDNGEGLKDLTKLDKADSIGMQLIHSIVDFQLHGTINFKNNNGLECDIIFPQKEVK, from the coding sequence ATGATAGATGTAAGAAAAAAGATTTTTGATTTAAAAAGAATAGCAAGTAAATTTTCTTTAATTTATGTGGTTATTGGAGTAGTTGGATTAATCTCTTTAGATAGTTTAGTTAGTGCATACTCTATTAACAAAAATTTAGAAGTTCAAAGCCCATTTATTTATGGTGTTTTCTTTATAGTATTTACTGGAATAATACTTTATTTAATGATAAGTCACATGCAAAATGTTATAAAAAATATTGATAAAGCATATAAGGAACTAAAGAAAAAAGAGAAAGATAGATTAGCCCCTTACGAATTTGCTCTTGATCATTCTGTTGATGCTATTCACTGGTTTACTTTAGATGGAAAATATATTTATGTAAATGAGGCTACATGTAAAATGGATGGTTATTCAAAAGAAGAATTTGAAGAATTATATTTAGAGGATATTGACCCAAATTTTACAAGAGAAACTGCAATTACTTGTATGAAAGATATAGAAAAAACGCCAAATTGGAGGTTAGAATCAATCCATAAAAGAAAAGATGGGTCAACCTATCCTGTGGAGGTTTCAGGTCATGCTTTTACTTACAATGGCAAAAAATATATTTGTGCTTTTGCTAGAGATATGACAAAAAGAATTGAAAGTAGAAAAAAAATCACAAATATGAATGAAGAGTTACAAAAATCTGTAAAAGAAAAAGAGATTTTATTAAAAGAGATTCACCATAGGGTTAAAAACAATATGGAAATAATTTCATCACTTCTTAATATGCAAGCAAACAAATCTGATGATTTGAAATTTAAAGAAGCAATGAAAGAGAGTAGAAGTAAAATTCATGCAATGGCGCTTGTTCATGAATTTTTATATCTTGGTGAAAATCTAGCTTATATAAATGTAAATGAATATATCGAAAGATTGATTGATGATATTACTGAATTATATGAATTTAGTAATACACAAATAGATTATGACTTAAATATTGACAAATTAGAGTTTTCTATAAATAGATGTATACAAGTTGGAATGCTTTTACATGAACTTTGTGTAAATGCATTTAAATACGCTTTTAGTGAAGAAAAAAGAAATCTCTTATGTGTACATATGAAACTTGTTGAAGATGAAATTCATATGAAAATCAGAGATAATGGAGAAGGATTAAAAGATTTAACAAAGTTAGATAAAGCAGATTCAATTGGTATGCAACTTATCCATTCTATTGTTGATTTTCAATTACATGGAACAATTAACTTTAAAAACAATAATGGTCTTGAATGTGATATTATCTTTCCACAAAAGGAGGTTAAGTAA
- a CDS encoding response regulator, translating into MSKTKILIIEDEPIIALNLKQVLTELGYEPCGISNNRCNTIKLLEEKIKPDLVLMDIYLQGPTTGIELAKELRKNQLPDVPVIFLTANSELATIKEASESFAYGYLIKPYKKSHLQAAIEVALKKAEEDNKNKFDLNAVKNVNRTLEHKLSLDIETKSRTIKLKYGYLFDKEKEVLYFGDEPVKLTSKEIKIIKVLCQTPGQNVSQEQLEYAIWQDEPAGYAAFRSLLFRLRNKIHKDLIINQNNTGYKIELL; encoded by the coding sequence ATGAGTAAAACAAAAATTTTAATAATAGAAGATGAACCAATAATTGCCTTAAACCTAAAACAAGTATTGACTGAACTTGGGTATGAACCTTGTGGCATTTCAAATAATAGATGCAATACAATAAAACTTTTAGAAGAAAAAATCAAACCTGACTTGGTTCTTATGGATATCTATTTGCAAGGTCCAACTACAGGAATAGAATTAGCAAAAGAATTAAGAAAAAATCAACTTCCAGATGTACCTGTAATTTTTTTAACTGCTAATTCAGAACTTGCTACAATTAAAGAAGCCTCTGAATCTTTTGCATATGGATATTTAATTAAACCATATAAAAAAAGTCATCTGCAAGCAGCAATAGAGGTTGCCTTAAAAAAGGCAGAAGAGGATAATAAAAATAAGTTTGATTTAAATGCAGTTAAAAATGTAAATAGAACTTTGGAACACAAATTGTCCCTTGATATTGAAACTAAATCTAGAACTATAAAACTAAAATATGGTTATCTTTTTGATAAAGAGAAAGAGGTTTTATATTTCGGGGATGAGCCTGTAAAACTAACTTCAAAAGAGATAAAAATCATAAAAGTTCTATGCCAAACACCAGGACAAAATGTTTCTCAAGAGCAATTAGAATATGCGATTTGGCAAGATGAACCAGCTGGATATGCTGCTTTTAGATCACTTCTATTTAGACTTAGAAATAAAATTCACAAAGATTTAATAATAAATCAAAACAATACAGGATACAAAATAGAGTTACTTTAA